Below is a genomic region from uncultured Erythrobacter sp..
GGTTGGCCTTGCAAGTGCGATATGGCGTCTTCGCCGTGCGAATCAAGCGTTTCTGACAGTTCAATCAACGATTCGATGGCGGGTGCGGCTTTCGGGTCGAGTTTTGCGAGGCGGGTCAGGGACTCTGAATGGCGCGAAATCTCGCCGGGATGGCGCACGAAACCGGCGATCACGGCGGTCAGGAAATCCGCGCGCTGCCCGCCCGCCATGGCGCGCTGGAGCGTCGAGCGTGCCTCTTGTGACAGGCTGCGCGGGGCCACTGGGCGCCCGCCTTTCCAAGGTGCGCCGCGGTTCTGCTGGCGCGGCTCGCGCGGGGGATAGGCAAAGGCGGAAAAACGGTCGAGCAACTCGCGTCTGTACAGCGACTGGATATCGCGGTCCTGAATAGTGTCGACATGCTCCATCAGCCGCGCCTTGAGGCCTGCCTTGGCCTCGGGACTGGTGAGCGGCTGCGCGTCGCGTTCAAACTTCCACACCATGTCGAGCAGGCTCTTGGGCGAAGTGAGCAGCTTTTCCATCGCGCCGACGCCTTGCTGGTTGATGAGATCATCGGGATCGAGGCCTGCGGGCAGCCGGACAATACTAAGTGAACGCATCGGAGCGAGCATTGGAAGGGCGCGGGTCACAGCTCGCATCGCCGCCTTTTGCCCTGCCGCATCGCCGTCAAAGCAAAGGACCGGCACCTCAACCATACGCCACAGCATCTCGAGCTGCGTCTCGGTGAGCGCGGTGCCGAGCGGCGCGACCGCGTCCTCGAACCCGGCCTGCGCGAGCGCGATTACATCCATATAGCCTTCGACCACGATAATGCGTCCGGTCTGGCGCGAAGCGGGTGCGGCGCGGTGCAGGTTGTAAAGCGTGCGTCCCTTGTCGAAGAGAGGCGTGTCGGGCGAGTTCAGATATTTCGCGAGGCCATCGCGGTTTTCTAGAATGCGCCCGCCAAAAGCGATCACCCGTCCGCGCGCATCCTGAATGGGCAGCATGACGCGCCCACGGAACCTGTCATAGGTGGTGCCGTCGTCAGTCTCGATCCGCATGCCCGTTTCGACCAACATCCGGTCATCAAACTTCGCCAGCGCATTGTTAAGCGCTTGCTTGCTCTCAGGCGCATAGCCGAAGCCGAATTCGCGCAGGATTTCGGGTTTGAGCCCGCGCCGTTTGAGATAATCGAGCGCCTCGCGCCCTTGCTCACCGCGCAGATTGTGTACGAACCAATCCTGCGCTTCTGTCGTCACATCGACCAACTCTGCGCGCTTTTCTGCGCGTTTTGCGGCGACAGGGTCGGGGGCGGGGACTTCCATCCCGGCTTCAGCGGCCAGCTCCTTTATCGCATCGATAAAGGATAGCCCGCGCTGCTCGATCATCCAGCTGATGACATCGCCATGCGCGCCGCAGCCAAAGCAGTGGTAGAAGCCCTTCTGATCGTTGACCGTAAAGCTCGGCGTCTTCTCGTCATGGAACGGGCAACAGGCCTTCCACTCGCGGCCCGCGCGCTGAAGCTTGTCCGTGCGCATGATTACGGTCGAAAGCGTAATCCGCGCGCGCAGCTCGTCCTTCCATTGCGGGGTGATGGCCATGCTTTGTTATGACGCACCCGCGCACCCGCTGTCGAGCGGCTGCGTGACGTCAGTTGTGCAAGGGTCTGTGGATCAGCTCAAAGCAGCCTTCACCAGCCCGCTCGCCAGCTTGCCGTCGAGCACGGCGCCATGTTTCGCCTTAAGCGCGCCCATGACCTTGCCCATGTCGGCCATTGAGGAAGCACCGGTTTCGGCTTTGATCGCTTCGATCGCGGCCGCCGTTTCGGCTTCGCTCATCATCTGGGGCAGGAATTCGTCGATCACCGAAAGCTCGGCCTTTTCCTTGTCGGCGAGTTCCTGACGGCCGCCAGTTTCATACATCTCGATCGATTCGCGCCGCTGCTTGGCCATTTTCTGGAGCACCGAGGTCACAAGAGCATCGTCGTCGATCTCTTTGGAGCTGGTGCGCTCCTCGATATCGCGATCCTTGATCTTGGCGCTAATCTGGCGGAGCGTCGCGGTGCGATCTTTCTCCTTGGCCTTCATTGCGGTGATTGTGGCGGCCTTGATGTCGTCGCGGATCATCGTCTTGCGGTCTTTCTTGTGGATGGTTTGAGAATTCGGCGGCTTAGCCGATATTTGACACCTGAGATAGGTTGACGGACGCCATGCGCAAGCTTAGCCGGTGAGACTTAGCGACATTGCTGGAAACCCCTGACTCGGAGAGCCCCAAATGGCTTCTGCTCCCATTCGTCCTGCGCAGCCCAAAGGCGCGACAGGTTGTCTTGTTCTGGCCGACGGAACGGTGATCTGGGGCAAGGGCTTTGGCGCCAGCGGCAGCGCAGTGGGTGAGGTGTGCTTTAACACCGCGATGACCGGCTATCAGGAGGTGATGACCGATCCCTCTTACGCCGCGCAAATCGTAACCTTCACCTTCCCGCATATCGGCAATGTCGGCGCGAATGCAGAGGACGTGGAGAGCAAGGTAGAAGGCGCGGTCGGGTGCATTGTGCGCGAGGATGTGACCGAGCCGAGCAACTTCCGCAGTCTGGAACGCTACACCGACTGGATGGAGCGCAATGGCAAGATTGGCCTGTCAGGCGTGGATACCCGCGCGCTG
It encodes:
- the dnaG gene encoding DNA primase, which produces MAITPQWKDELRARITLSTVIMRTDKLQRAGREWKACCPFHDEKTPSFTVNDQKGFYHCFGCGAHGDVISWMIEQRGLSFIDAIKELAAEAGMEVPAPDPVAAKRAEKRAELVDVTTEAQDWFVHNLRGEQGREALDYLKRRGLKPEILREFGFGYAPESKQALNNALAKFDDRMLVETGMRIETDDGTTYDRFRGRVMLPIQDARGRVIAFGGRILENRDGLAKYLNSPDTPLFDKGRTLYNLHRAAPASRQTGRIIVVEGYMDVIALAQAGFEDAVAPLGTALTETQLEMLWRMVEVPVLCFDGDAAGQKAAMRAVTRALPMLAPMRSLSIVRLPAGLDPDDLINQQGVGAMEKLLTSPKSLLDMVWKFERDAQPLTSPEAKAGLKARLMEHVDTIQDRDIQSLYRRELLDRFSAFAYPPREPRQQNRGAPWKGGRPVAPRSLSQEARSTLQRAMAGGQRADFLTAVIAGFVRHPGEISRHSESLTRLAKLDPKAAPAIESLIELSETLDSHGEDAISHLQGQPAPPEDQRYAFLREGTPPGEAREELAEAVSLLAQKPALEAAMAATIARFDEDPEGSFAEQARLRAQLTTVEERLKAFGRKKAGAPAQQD
- a CDS encoding GatB/YqeY domain-containing protein, with the translated sequence MIRDDIKAATITAMKAKEKDRTATLRQISAKIKDRDIEERTSSKEIDDDALVTSVLQKMAKQRRESIEMYETGGRQELADKEKAELSVIDEFLPQMMSEAETAAAIEAIKAETGASSMADMGKVMGALKAKHGAVLDGKLASGLVKAALS